The Oncorhynchus tshawytscha isolate Ot180627B linkage group LG08, Otsh_v2.0, whole genome shotgun sequence genome window below encodes:
- the LOC112241584 gene encoding glutamine amidotransferase-like class 1 domain-containing protein 3A, mitochondrial: protein MVKCVAVILSGCGVYDGTEIHEASAVLVHLSRAGAKVQMFAPNVDQMHVVNHCEGKPTAEKRNVLEESARIARGDVSDLAKLEITAFDALVIPGGFGVAKNLSDWAVKGKEFTVQPQVEKLIKGFHAAGKPLAMCCISPVLAAKALPGCEITVGQDKVCERWPHAQTATSMKELGCKHVNKKVGEVHIDVKNKLVTSSAFMCNAPIHEVFDGVGVMVTELLKLA from the exons ATGGTGAAGTGTGTAGCCGTAATTCTGTCAGGGTGTGGAGTCTATGATGGGACTGAGATCCACGAGGCGTCAGCTGTACTGGTCCACCTCAGCAGGGCTGGAGCTAAG gTCCAGATGTTTGCCCCCAACGTGGACCAAATGCATGTAGTGAACCACTGTGAGGGGAAACCCACAGCTGAGAAACGCAACGTCCTGGAGGAGAGTGCTCGAATCGCCCGCGGCGATGTGTCTGACCTTGCCAAGCTAGAGATCACCGCCTTCGACGCCCTCGTTATCCCAG GCGGTTTTGGCGTGGCTAAAAATCtgtctgactgggctgtgaagggGAAGGAGTTCACGGTTCAACCCCAGGTAGAGAAGCTGATTAAGGGGTTCCACGCTGCAGGCAAGCCCCTGGCTATGTGCTGCATCTCCCCTGTCCTAGCTGCTAAGGCCCTGCCGGGGTGTGAGATCACCGTGGGACAGGACAAGGTGTGTGAGAG ATGGCCCCATGCCCAGACGGCAACTTCCATGAAGGAGCTGGGCTGTAAACACGTGAATAAGAAAGTGGGGGAGGTCCACATCGATGTGAAGAACAAGCTGGTCACCTCCTCCGCCTTCATGTGTAACGCTCCCATACACGAGGTGTTTGACGGGGTGGGTGTCATGGTTACAGAACTGCTCAAACTGGCCTAG